One Succinispira mobilis DSM 6222 genomic window carries:
- a CDS encoding LuxR family transcriptional regulator, with protein MGQEELTRKWVKFMGKDKLQSLQDALAAAVDMSVCLLDLQGRALTVRSKPLLLCHQVRKSKRELCKKEFLVALEKCKTELAPCIHECYFGLKYFLYPVLSNGKLVAIVHCGGYYEGKNILPERLAAKFAVPVLQNEQVEKIYQLLLQILNIMDFDVDIATWQNDTDTPETPAKADTYALEFFEGKLSKRECDVAMLVCEGISNKLIAERLYISEKTVKTHISNILNKLDVKDRMQIMMLARK; from the coding sequence GTGGGACAAGAAGAATTGACTAGAAAATGGGTAAAATTTATGGGCAAAGATAAGCTCCAATCCTTGCAGGACGCTTTAGCGGCGGCTGTAGATATGAGTGTTTGTCTGTTAGATTTGCAAGGACGAGCCCTTACCGTGCGTTCCAAACCATTATTGTTATGTCACCAAGTGCGCAAGAGTAAGCGAGAATTATGTAAAAAGGAATTTTTAGTGGCTTTAGAAAAATGTAAAACGGAGCTAGCACCTTGTATTCACGAATGTTATTTTGGTCTGAAATATTTTTTGTATCCAGTGTTAAGTAATGGAAAACTAGTTGCGATTGTGCATTGTGGCGGTTATTATGAGGGGAAAAATATTTTACCAGAACGGCTAGCGGCAAAATTTGCGGTGCCAGTTTTGCAGAATGAGCAAGTTGAGAAAATCTATCAATTGCTCTTACAGATTTTAAATATTATGGATTTTGATGTGGATATAGCTACTTGGCAAAATGATACAGATACGCCAGAAACACCAGCTAAGGCGGATACTTATGCTTTGGAATTTTTCGAAGGCAAATTAAGTAAACGGGAATGTGATGTGGCGATGCTAGTTTGTGAGGGGATTAGCAATAAATTGATTGCTGAACGGCTTTATATCAGCGAAAAAACTGTGAAAACGCATATTAGCAACATTCTTAATAAATTAGACGTTAAAGATCGGATGCAAATTATGATGTTGGCGAGAAAGTAG
- a CDS encoding putative bifunctional diguanylate cyclase/phosphodiesterase, translating to MLAQVRIRLIFLVPLLYLCVYLLFDITAPNFFHLGAIDTNNLFSLAGSSFAMLLFYKNWQSTTEAKFYQLVLFLAAATYWLADLLWVTYIYSAQSLTVPQDHLSHIFYLLSTLFMTVAAFFILAQNSEKWEKFRLLFDSLLLGTFLAYPTLTFLVKPLMPNFNWSNYFYLYLLFSAILDFFIILALFLIQQSEDSSKTRLEKLALYGFVIWILTDFIYIYLEGHEIYYDYPLINLFWPISLMVIGLASFVKINRSLNLTYNPEQTLPNLNLRTNLLLLCLLGVIIITNYQNWLINLFFLALFIIRQLINKHLQMYESLDMLNRKYQITNNELLEKVHEIHEINLSLEDKIVARTKDLHMAANIDPLTNIPNRRNFNEYLTHLIQNADAQTMFALLIIDLDKFKYINDHYGHEIGDKLLISTARKLRAHLHSTDFLARYGGDEFVIILNNLRGVASTIKKTNQLLDIFQKPFYIGNHKVLSTISIGISIYPLHAQNSSDLVRFADIALYNSKYKGKNRVSLFTDNLLKKEFRKLEIESNLCKALSEQELFLNYQPQIRLLDDKLVGIQAFVRWQSPELGLVEPKEFIPIAEESGLITQVNHYLFEKICQDIKFLNETYAQDLSVCAHISAKEFSCNDFPERIKHYLQNYNLKPHWLTLEISEAQDPEAKILNLQKRKQLRDLGVNVALSDFGLGYTTLAYLEEYPINMLKISHELVAQLPESNYHYRVVRAIIKLCQELGVITIAKCVETPTQVAALRELGCSQIQGCYSSKPLSLSDLAKQLHQTNQS from the coding sequence ATGCTAGCGCAAGTTCGAATTCGTTTGATTTTTCTGGTTCCACTATTGTATTTATGTGTGTATCTGCTCTTTGACATTACCGCGCCCAATTTTTTTCATTTAGGTGCAATTGACACCAATAATCTTTTTTCGCTAGCAGGCTCTAGCTTTGCTATGTTATTGTTTTATAAAAATTGGCAAAGTACCACGGAAGCTAAATTTTATCAATTAGTGCTCTTTTTGGCCGCGGCGACCTATTGGTTAGCCGATTTGTTATGGGTTACTTACATTTATAGCGCTCAATCGCTAACCGTTCCTCAAGACCATCTTAGTCATATTTTTTATCTGTTATCAACTTTGTTTATGACCGTTGCCGCCTTTTTTATTTTGGCTCAGAATTCAGAAAAGTGGGAAAAGTTTCGTTTGCTGTTCGATTCGCTCTTGTTAGGTACATTTTTAGCCTATCCAACTTTAACTTTTTTAGTTAAACCTCTAATGCCCAATTTTAATTGGTCTAATTATTTTTATCTATACTTGCTTTTTTCTGCTATTTTAGACTTTTTTATTATTTTGGCCTTATTTCTTATTCAACAAAGCGAAGATAGTTCCAAAACCCGCTTAGAAAAACTTGCGCTGTATGGTTTTGTAATTTGGATTCTAACTGATTTTATCTATATCTATTTGGAAGGGCACGAAATCTACTATGATTATCCTTTAATTAATCTTTTTTGGCCGATAAGTTTAATGGTCATTGGCTTGGCTAGTTTTGTAAAAATTAATCGTAGTTTAAATTTAACTTATAATCCAGAACAAACCCTGCCAAACCTTAATCTCCGAACTAATTTACTTTTGCTGTGCCTGTTAGGTGTAATTATTATCACTAATTACCAAAACTGGTTAATTAACCTCTTTTTTCTGGCGCTGTTTATTATCCGTCAACTAATTAATAAACATTTGCAAATGTACGAATCCCTAGATATGCTAAATCGCAAATATCAAATTACCAATAACGAACTTCTTGAAAAAGTTCATGAAATCCACGAAATCAATCTATCTTTGGAAGATAAGATTGTCGCGCGCACCAAAGATTTGCATATGGCCGCGAACATCGATCCGCTCACCAATATTCCTAACCGCCGCAACTTTAACGAATATCTCACACATTTAATCCAAAACGCCGATGCCCAAACAATGTTCGCGCTCTTAATTATTGATTTAGACAAGTTTAAGTATATTAATGATCACTATGGTCATGAAATAGGCGACAAACTCTTGATTTCTACAGCGAGAAAATTGCGGGCTCATTTGCATAGTACTGATTTTTTAGCACGCTATGGCGGCGATGAATTTGTAATTATTCTCAATAATTTGCGTGGTGTTGCCAGTACTATCAAAAAAACAAATCAACTCTTAGATATATTTCAAAAACCTTTTTATATTGGCAACCATAAGGTGCTCTCGACAATTAGTATTGGTATTTCCATCTACCCACTTCATGCGCAAAACAGCAGTGATTTAGTGCGTTTTGCCGACATTGCCCTTTATAATTCCAAATACAAAGGTAAAAATCGCGTAAGCCTCTTTACAGATAATCTCTTGAAAAAAGAGTTCCGCAAATTAGAAATCGAAAGCAATCTGTGCAAAGCCTTAAGCGAACAAGAGCTCTTTCTTAATTATCAACCACAAATTCGCTTATTAGATGATAAACTAGTAGGCATTCAAGCTTTCGTACGTTGGCAAAGTCCTGAACTGGGCTTAGTTGAACCCAAAGAATTCATCCCCATAGCCGAAGAAAGCGGCCTAATCACACAAGTAAATCATTATTTATTTGAAAAAATTTGCCAAGATATTAAATTTCTTAACGAAACTTACGCCCAGGATCTCAGTGTTTGCGCTCATATTTCGGCCAAAGAATTCTCCTGCAATGACTTTCCCGAAAGAATCAAACATTACCTGCAAAATTATAACCTTAAACCACATTGGTTAACTTTAGAGATCTCGGAAGCCCAAGATCCCGAAGCCAAAATCCTCAACCTGCAAAAGCGAAAACAATTGCGGGATTTAGGGGTAAATGTGGCTCTAAGTGATTTTGGTTTAGGTTACACTACTTTAGCCTACCTCGAAGAATATCCGATTAATATGCTTAAAATTTCCCATGAATTGGTTGCACAATTACCCGAAAGTAATTATCACTATCGTGTAGTGCGCGCAATCATTAAACTTTGCCAAGAACTCGGAGTTATCACCATTGCTAAATGTGTAGAAACACCAACGCAAGTGGCGGCGCTCCGCGAACTCGGTTGTAGCCAAATTCAGGGTTGTTATTCTAGCAAACCGCTTTCGCTCTCTGATTTGGCAAAACAATTACACCAGACAAATCAAAGCTAA
- a CDS encoding FprA family A-type flavoprotein: MNKQELAKGVYFVGAMDWNMRDFHGYTTPRGVTYNSYLIVDEKICLVDLVKSPFANELLERISAIVDPAAIDYVVINHVEPDHASALPQIAQVAKKAKFLITDKGQQEAEKLYGTTVDYQIVKTGDTISLGANSLTFVPLPMLHWPDSMVCYCPEQGILFSNDAFGQHICTSKHLDYEVNLNDVLYEAEKYFANILMPYARLIPNALKTLSSLQINYIMPSHGIIWHKHIPEIMAKYAAWGALEKEARVVILYDTMWGATECMARAILEGVARAGVEANFYRISLSEESHVVSDVLGAGGVLVGSPTLNYGMMPTTASLLYYLKGLKPTGKLAAAFGAYGWSGGSQKEMEELLTKAGMQVQPGMTVAWKGNAEELAACEQFGYEFALKVQETFGK, translated from the coding sequence ATGAATAAACAAGAATTGGCTAAAGGCGTATATTTTGTGGGAGCTATGGATTGGAATATGCGTGATTTTCATGGTTACACAACACCACGAGGTGTAACTTATAATTCTTATTTAATTGTTGATGAGAAAATATGTTTAGTAGATTTAGTTAAGTCGCCTTTTGCCAACGAATTATTAGAGCGCATTAGTGCTATTGTAGATCCAGCAGCGATTGATTATGTCGTAATAAACCATGTAGAACCAGATCATGCAAGTGCGTTGCCGCAAATTGCGCAAGTAGCCAAAAAAGCGAAATTTTTGATTACGGATAAGGGGCAACAAGAAGCAGAAAAACTTTATGGAACTACAGTTGATTATCAGATTGTTAAGACGGGTGACACAATTAGCTTAGGGGCGAACAGTTTAACTTTCGTACCATTGCCAATGCTTCATTGGCCAGATTCAATGGTATGTTATTGTCCAGAGCAAGGAATTTTATTTTCTAATGATGCTTTTGGGCAACATATTTGTACCAGCAAGCATTTAGATTATGAAGTTAATTTAAACGATGTGCTCTATGAGGCGGAAAAATATTTTGCCAATATCTTAATGCCTTATGCTCGTTTAATTCCTAATGCGCTTAAAACTCTGAGCAGCTTACAGATTAACTATATAATGCCAAGTCATGGGATTATTTGGCATAAACATATTCCGGAAATTATGGCGAAATATGCTGCTTGGGGTGCTTTGGAAAAAGAAGCACGGGTAGTTATTTTATATGATACGATGTGGGGAGCTACGGAATGTATGGCTCGAGCTATTTTGGAAGGGGTCGCTAGGGCAGGTGTAGAGGCTAATTTTTATCGAATAAGCTTAAGTGAGGAAAGCCATGTAGTAAGTGATGTTTTAGGTGCTGGGGGAGTATTGGTAGGTTCACCTACGCTTAATTATGGCATGATGCCGACTACAGCTTCGCTGTTGTATTATTTGAAGGGGCTAAAACCAACTGGTAAGTTAGCGGCGGCTTTTGGTGCTTATGGTTGGAGTGGTGGTTCGCAAAAAGAGATGGAAGAATTGCTGACTAAAGCAGGTATGCAAGTACAACCAGGCATGACAGTAGCTTGGAAGGGGAACGCAGAAGAATTGGCGGCATGTGAACAATTTGGTTATGAGTTTGCCCTGAAAGTACAAGAAACTTTTGGTAAATAA